The Novipirellula caenicola DNA segment TATGGTTGAAACGAAGTTTGCCTAAAAATGGCGTCCGAGAACACCCACAATGGAAATCGACGAGTCGTGACAGAGCGAATTTTATTCGAATCCCACTCCCACACCCCTTTATGCATGCACGCCGACGGCATGCCGACGGAGTACGCCGAAGCAGCCTGGCAGCGTGGTTTGCGAGGGATCAACGTGACCTGCCACAACCCGATGCCCAATGGTTTTTCGGCGCATGTCCGGATGCGTGAAGACCAATTCGACGAATACGTTTCGCTAGTCGAAACCACGCGAAACGAGTGGGCGGGACGCATCGACGTCCGGCTCGGATTGGAAGCCGATTACTTCGAAGGCCACGAGGCTTACGTCGAAAAACAGCTTCGCTCGGCCGATTTCCAATTTGTGCTCGGCTCGGTCCACCCGCAGATCGGCGAGTTCCGCGAGCGCTACTGGAACAACGATCCGCTAGAATTCCAACGCACCTACTTTCGGCTGCTCGCCCAATCCGCCGAAACCGGGCTGTTTGACTCGTTGGCTCATCCCGATTTGGTCAAAAACGTGACCGCCGACGCGTGGGACTTAGACCTGATCATCGACGATATCCGAGCCGCACTGGATCGCATCGCGGCAACCGGGGTGGGGATGGAACTGAACACATCGGGGGTCAACAAGACCATCTCGCAAATGAATCCATGCCCCGAGATGTTGGTGGAAATGCGTCAGCGGAATATTCCGGTGACGATCGGCGCCGATGCTCACCAGCCTGAACGGGTGGCCGATGGCTACGAGACCGCGATGGAACTGCTGCAGCAGTGTGGTTACGAGAACATCAGTCTGTTCGAAGCCCGCAAACGCTACGAGGTTCCGATCACCGATGTACTGGCCAGCCTACAGTCGGCCGAGTGCAAGACGTCGTAGGCCGCAAGCGGTTGGGATTTGGAAAATCATGATCCAAAGCATTAGCGAGAGGCTCTTGAACCAGCCCTGGTCGCTCGCCTATGCGTTTTGAAGTTGCGTTATTAGACGTTCTCGGGCCAAAGGCCCGGCCATTTGCTAGCCGCCCTCATTAAGTCCCAGTAAACGGCCGGACCGTTG contains these protein-coding regions:
- a CDS encoding histidinol-phosphatase; protein product: MASENTHNGNRRVVTERILFESHSHTPLCMHADGMPTEYAEAAWQRGLRGINVTCHNPMPNGFSAHVRMREDQFDEYVSLVETTRNEWAGRIDVRLGLEADYFEGHEAYVEKQLRSADFQFVLGSVHPQIGEFRERYWNNDPLEFQRTYFRLLAQSAETGLFDSLAHPDLVKNVTADAWDLDLIIDDIRAALDRIAATGVGMELNTSGVNKTISQMNPCPEMLVEMRQRNIPVTIGADAHQPERVADGYETAMELLQQCGYENISLFEARKRYEVPITDVLASLQSAECKTS